A window from Pyrococcus yayanosii CH1 encodes these proteins:
- the cobS gene encoding adenosylcobinamide-GDP ribazoletransferase, whose product MRPLLAFFTRIPARGELEEARKDIWMLPLLAPITTAPAAVILYFQPPFANVLAVLALYLTIGLLHLDGLADFADGVMVKGDRERKIKAMKDVNTGIAGLFAAVMVLLIQAETLSVLPFYALYLAELNSKFAMLLALATRRPLGQGLGRFFMEGMDGERLLLGTFLYALLLAPAVIYDSRALLVVVGLLVGAYTIKLALDNFGGLNGDCIGAVAEVTRAGTLLTLAVGLC is encoded by the coding sequence ATGCGGCCCCTGCTGGCTTTCTTCACAAGGATACCTGCACGTGGGGAGCTTGAAGAAGCAAGGAAAGACATTTGGATGTTACCTCTTCTGGCACCGATTACGACAGCTCCCGCTGCGGTAATACTTTACTTCCAACCACCGTTCGCGAACGTGTTGGCGGTCTTGGCCCTTTACCTGACCATTGGCCTGCTTCACCTTGACGGTTTAGCTGACTTCGCTGACGGTGTTATGGTTAAAGGCGACCGCGAAAGGAAGATAAAGGCTATGAAGGACGTTAATACAGGGATAGCGGGCCTCTTTGCGGCTGTCATGGTATTGCTCATTCAAGCGGAGACGCTCTCCGTTCTGCCCTTCTACGCCCTCTACTTGGCGGAGCTAAACTCGAAATTCGCAATGCTTCTTGCCCTTGCCACGAGGCGGCCGCTCGGCCAGGGTCTTGGAAGGTTCTTCATGGAAGGAATGGATGGAGAAAGGCTCCTCTTGGGGACGTTCCTTTACGCGCTTCTCCTTGCTCCCGCCGTGATTTATGATTCCCGAGCCTTGCTGGTAGTTGTTGGGCTTCTGGTAGGTGCCTACACGATAAAGCTCGCCCTAGATAATTTTGGGGGCCTCAACGGGGACTGCATTGGGGCTGTTGCAGAGGTTACGAGAGCAGGAACGCTATTGACATTGGCAGTTGGGCTGTGTTAG